One window from the genome of Streptomyces sp. NBC_00708 encodes:
- the mnhG gene encoding monovalent cation/H(+) antiporter subunit G, with the protein MTVWLQILDTAGAALVLLGAAICLLGVVGMLRLPDVLSRSHAATKPQALGMLIVLAGVALRLRSGMDLATLGLIGFFQLMTGPVAAHLVARSAYRTGQVDHAELLFDDLDEQLTEET; encoded by the coding sequence ATGACCGTCTGGCTCCAGATCCTCGACACGGCGGGCGCGGCGCTGGTGCTGCTCGGCGCCGCGATCTGCCTGCTGGGTGTGGTCGGCATGCTGCGCCTGCCGGACGTGCTCTCCCGCAGCCACGCCGCGACCAAACCGCAGGCGCTCGGCATGCTGATCGTGCTGGCCGGGGTGGCGCTGCGGCTGCGCAGTGGCATGGACCTCGCCACGCTGGGCCTGATCGGCTTCTTCCAGCTGATGACGGGCCCGGTCGCCGCCCATCTGGTCGCCCGCTCCGCCTATCGCACCGGCCAGGTCGACCACGCGGAACTGCTCTTCGACGACCTGGACGAACAGCTCACCGAGGAGACCTGA
- a CDS encoding MarR family transcriptional regulator, whose translation MQPQTDGVRDAWVSHNPGLDVSAMEVVALVKQVSALFDRALEPLYEGAPLTAPEADLLIPLRYATEPAIARRLADNMGLSRAGVSKTLAKLEKRGHIERTPNPADRRAALVTITESGRAAIDALFPRQVGIETELLAGLGEDRARVADALALLARVLEDGTARRLRGTGRDLGLGLSTIRPAPSP comes from the coding sequence GTGCAGCCCCAAACCGACGGCGTACGCGATGCGTGGGTCAGCCACAACCCCGGGCTCGACGTCTCCGCGATGGAGGTCGTGGCCCTGGTCAAGCAGGTCTCCGCGCTGTTCGACCGCGCCCTGGAGCCGCTCTACGAGGGCGCTCCCCTCACCGCGCCCGAGGCGGACCTGCTCATCCCGCTGCGCTACGCCACCGAACCGGCCATCGCCCGCCGACTGGCGGACAACATGGGACTCTCGCGGGCCGGGGTGAGCAAGACACTGGCCAAGCTGGAGAAGCGCGGCCATATCGAACGCACCCCCAACCCGGCCGACCGCCGGGCCGCGCTGGTGACCATCACGGAGTCCGGCAGGGCGGCGATCGACGCGCTTTTCCCGCGGCAGGTGGGCATCGAGACCGAACTGCTGGCCGGGCTCGGCGAGGACCGGGCCCGTGTCGCCGACGCGCTGGCCCTGCTCGCCCGGGTGCTGGAGGACGGCACGGCCCGGCGGCTGCGCGGCACCGGGCGCGATCTCGGGCTCGGGCTCAGCACCATCCGCCCGGCGCCCTCGCCGTAG